A part of Helicobacter fennelliae genomic DNA contains:
- a CDS encoding flagellar hook-basal body complex protein — MNDTILNSYSGIKTHQFGLDSVANNIANVNTNGFKENIPEFKNLFSAQLDHINSNSITNNDRSYGATAASNAISTKNGNYHPSDGNFDVAYMGKGWFIVGPKQDGNFTINEDGYTENQQTFFTRNGGFNRDADGYLVTSGGYYVYGVNLNKIKNGIFNSANEESDLSLLPSGSMQPLQIPQELKFHPVLTTNVNLALNLNAKSNFKMAQEFLAPNGQIDSARMSAQDVASFSDDDGNAFDPRAFRDIIITIKKGEQEQTYRFSYGNGGASANEFRTMGDLMGLFQQSGLSVNPTFGARGNLALGISNQTSDELKVTIGGSLSSRMGINTSEVPLAPQEQIQSKDLKIATYSSAVDIYDEDGKKFLLKSEYYLVDSGDPRATPPINQKWIVQSGIYDYSGAFMVSKSLVDHTLEFDENGNPIAQPIEIDFKEGKISYSIAKSDKYASRNLPYEDSKLLEMSQDGKAEGDLQDIRIDENGIIFLAFSNGVSEPMGRIGVVAFVNDQGLKKNGDNVYSMQTSNLNGQDRILSGNPILGWNEEGNLKFGQIKHKYLETSNVDVGNALTNLILFQRGYSMNAKAFSTGDDLVKEAIALKK, encoded by the coding sequence ATGAATGATACGATTTTAAATTCTTATAGCGGTATCAAAACTCATCAATTTGGGTTAGATTCTGTGGCAAACAACATCGCCAATGTCAATACAAATGGCTTCAAAGAGAACATTCCAGAATTTAAAAATCTTTTTTCAGCCCAGCTTGATCATATAAATTCAAACTCAATCACAAACAACGATCGCTCCTATGGTGCGACTGCGGCAAGCAATGCGATTTCGACAAAAAATGGAAATTATCACCCAAGTGATGGTAACTTTGATGTCGCTTATATGGGAAAAGGTTGGTTTATTGTAGGACCAAAGCAAGATGGGAATTTCACAATCAATGAAGATGGCTATACTGAAAATCAGCAAACTTTTTTCACACGCAATGGCGGTTTCAATCGAGATGCAGACGGGTATTTGGTAACTTCGGGTGGATATTATGTCTATGGTGTCAATCTCAATAAAATCAAAAATGGCATATTTAATTCTGCAAATGAAGAATCTGATTTATCGCTTTTGCCAAGCGGATCTATGCAGCCATTGCAGATTCCACAAGAGTTGAAGTTTCACCCTGTTTTGACTACAAATGTCAATCTCGCGCTCAATCTCAATGCAAAATCAAACTTCAAAATGGCTCAAGAATTTCTCGCTCCAAATGGGCAGATAGATTCTGCTCGTATGTCTGCGCAAGATGTCGCTTCTTTTTCAGATGATGATGGCAATGCGTTTGATCCACGAGCATTTCGAGATATTATCATCACGATCAAAAAAGGCGAGCAAGAGCAAACCTATCGCTTTAGCTATGGCAATGGTGGCGCAAGTGCCAATGAATTTCGCACTATGGGGGATTTGATGGGGTTATTCCAACAAAGTGGCTTGTCTGTAAATCCGACTTTTGGCGCGCGCGGGAATCTTGCATTAGGCATCAGCAATCAAACATCAGATGAGTTAAAAGTAACCATAGGTGGCTCTCTCTCAAGTCGAATGGGGATCAATACTTCAGAAGTGCCACTCGCCCCACAAGAGCAAATCCAATCCAAAGATCTCAAAATCGCTACATATTCAAGCGCAGTGGATATTTATGATGAAGATGGCAAAAAGTTTTTACTTAAGAGTGAATATTATCTTGTAGATTCTGGTGATCCAAGAGCTACTCCGCCAATCAATCAAAAATGGATCGTGCAAAGTGGAATATATGATTATAGCGGCGCGTTTATGGTGAGCAAATCACTTGTAGATCACACGCTTGAATTTGATGAAAATGGGAATCCAATCGCACAGCCTATTGAAATCGACTTCAAAGAAGGAAAAATCTCTTATTCAATAGCAAAGAGTGATAAATATGCCTCAAGAAATCTTCCTTATGAGGATTCTAAGCTTTTAGAGATGAGCCAAGATGGCAAGGCTGAAGGGGATTTGCAAGATATACGAATTGATGAAAATGGCATTATATTTCTTGCATTTAGCAATGGCGTAAGCGAGCCTATGGGGCGGATAGGGGTTGTTGCATTTGTCAATGATCAAGGACTCAAAAAAAATGGTGATAATGTGTATTCGATGCAGACAAGCAATCTCAATGGGCAAGATAGGATTCTAAGTGGAAATCCGATTCTAGGCTGGAATGAAGAGGGGAATCTCAAATTTGGGCAAATCAAGCATAAGTATTTAGAGACAAGTAATGTTGATGTCGGTAATGCGCTGACAAATCTTA
- the flgD gene encoding flagellar hook assembly protein FlgD, which yields MALDLAKVTGADKAAEAKKQKEAAPKIANGMDKDAFMKLFLEQLKNQDPTAPMETDKIITQTAQLTQVEMQEENKKAMKEMVDSMKVMQESNEEFKNFQTNLKETMDKLTEGIDFSTQATEQMSQSSAFQSISMVGKIAETDVSGINYAGEGRATFALYFDRPIDVSKGNAVVQIFDSDKQLIRTLSLKDKANQSGYLDFSWDGKDERGEQMPSGSYSVMAEYNLDPATNQYLTTRVGRGEIQSVLFDKGKPMIRMGELILPLSAALEFYEKESKDSAPHHVN from the coding sequence ATGGCACTTGATTTAGCGAAAGTTACCGGAGCGGATAAGGCAGCAGAAGCCAAAAAACAAAAAGAAGCCGCACCAAAAATAGCCAATGGAATGGATAAAGATGCGTTTATGAAGCTTTTTTTGGAGCAGTTAAAAAACCAAGATCCAACCGCACCAATGGAAACAGACAAAATCATCACGCAAACAGCTCAGCTCACGCAAGTTGAAATGCAAGAAGAAAACAAAAAAGCGATGAAAGAAATGGTAGATTCTATGAAGGTGATGCAAGAAAGCAATGAGGAATTCAAAAACTTTCAAACCAATCTCAAAGAGACTATGGATAAGCTCACAGAAGGGATTGATTTTAGCACACAAGCCACAGAGCAAATGTCGCAATCTTCGGCTTTTCAAAGTATCTCTATGGTAGGCAAAATCGCTGAAACTGATGTGAGCGGGATTAATTATGCAGGCGAGGGCAGAGCGACTTTTGCGCTGTATTTTGACAGACCTATTGATGTAAGCAAGGGCAATGCTGTGGTGCAGATTTTTGATTCTGATAAGCAGCTCATTAGGACACTCTCGCTCAAAGATAAGGCAAATCAATCAGGATATTTGGATTTTTCGTGGGACGGAAAAGATGAGCGTGGAGAGCAAATGCCAAGTGGATCGTATTCTGTCATGGCAGAATATAATCTTGACCCAGCGACAAATCAATATCTCACAACTCGCGTAGGAAGAGGTGAGATCCAAAGTGTGCTTTTTGATAAAGGCAAGCCAATGATTCGTATGGGAGAGTTGATTTTGCCTCTTTCAGCGGCTTTGGAATTTTATGAGAAAGAATCCAAAGATTCTGCCCCGCATCATGTAAATTAA
- a CDS encoding flagellar hook-length control protein FliK codes for MLEQALNISTPSVALNTNQAPQKSSQNTKKDVPDFQTILANSLNSDNKQAPNPNALPKSKTKAESKNNPLQSQKTLNPKNITDLGQTLSSNSTNHTAKTLEDKALSSALNSAPKQNLAPNSTHQKNTLSNAASIALQNQPQQSQRSADLDLNSGAGDIGTGDMDLSKSLQKQDSQKRDLNEMAKVQPKPSSLAIAQGKTTQPQALNSKESNVDDKSHAKDSQSLQPNALDSANAIASPLNPLNVASAKDSHQASQAFAESSEPHTLGSTANLANNLANHSTPSQAKTTASLKTPLDTSNPQSYTLNDVAKKANDLNLNPSNIKFDKEAGDDEFKNSIQNRANHLARTPQGEQSDVKHFFDKQDEQTLRPLFYMLEGMNAKLAANRRKTNNQNKIEYAIEGKSERIAIIHRGRELPKNIVDSQLKNNKQDRVFEQIQKDLLAGKSLDLEQIQKDLESAQNLDSASQPTLKIASQQAKPLGATLASESLTQALYATKAMPQQQDKDPNKRQKDKKSQKIPLKATQQNSQTPKESSIDSASPASQTPQAPKEQAAQSSQSELAQNLENEFILEKAKMPKEIEAKAESKSQEKPQATASHTTNATMAKNDSRASLNPKETIHSFVSQFEQEVKKFKPPMSRISLELSPKEIGNIELTITQQGKNIHINVISNPQALNLFANNQVDLRQGLINAGFEGVNLSFSSNAGGNGGNSGGKGRGQHQESSQNPLNEYEEAHNAPTYSAMEITIPQYA; via the coding sequence GTGTTAGAACAAGCCTTAAATATTTCCACTCCATCGGTGGCATTAAACACAAATCAAGCCCCTCAAAAATCTAGCCAAAACACCAAAAAAGATGTGCCAGATTTTCAGACAATCCTTGCAAACTCTCTTAATAGCGACAATAAACAGGCACCAAATCCAAACGCTCTGCCCAAATCAAAAACAAAAGCAGAATCTAAAAATAATCCATTGCAATCCCAAAAAACACTAAATCCTAAAAATATCACAGATTTAGGGCAAACACTCTCTTCAAATAGCACCAATCACACAGCCAAAACACTAGAAGATAAAGCCTTATCTTCTGCGCTAAATTCCGCGCCCAAGCAGAATCTAGCTCCAAATAGCACGCACCAAAAAAATACACTTAGTAATGCCGCAAGTATTGCATTGCAAAACCAACCACAGCAAAGCCAACGTAGCGCAGATTTGGATTTAAATAGCGGTGCAGGCGATATAGGCACAGGCGATATGGACTTGTCAAAATCTCTCCAAAAACAAGATTCTCAAAAACGAGATCTCAATGAAATGGCAAAAGTACAGCCCAAACCCTCATCGCTTGCAATCGCACAAGGCAAAACTACCCAACCTCAAGCATTAAATTCAAAAGAATCAAATGTTGATGACAAAAGCCACGCAAAAGATTCTCAAAGCTTGCAACCAAACGCGCTAGATTCTGCAAATGCCATTGCCTCGCCACTCAATCCACTTAATGTGGCTTCTGCTAAAGATTCTCATCAGGCATCTCAAGCATTTGCAGAATCTAGCGAGCCTCACACTTTGGGTAGCACCGCAAATCTTGCCAATAATTTGGCAAATCATTCCACTCCATCACAAGCAAAAACTACTGCAAGTCTCAAAACACCGCTTGATACATCAAATCCACAAAGTTATACACTCAATGATGTCGCCAAAAAAGCTAATGATTTAAATCTCAATCCAAGCAATATAAAATTTGACAAAGAAGCGGGCGATGATGAGTTCAAAAACTCCATTCAAAATCGAGCAAATCACTTAGCAAGGACACCGCAAGGTGAGCAAAGTGATGTGAAGCATTTTTTTGACAAGCAAGATGAGCAGACTTTGCGCCCGTTATTTTATATGCTTGAGGGTATGAATGCCAAGCTTGCTGCAAATCGTCGCAAAACAAACAACCAAAACAAAATAGAATACGCCATTGAGGGAAAAAGCGAGCGCATTGCGATTATCCATAGAGGAAGGGAGTTACCAAAAAATATCGTGGATTCTCAACTCAAAAACAATAAGCAAGATAGGGTATTTGAGCAAATCCAAAAAGATCTTTTAGCCGGCAAATCGCTTGATCTTGAGCAAATCCAAAAAGATCTAGAATCTGCCCAGAATCTAGATTCTGCCTCGCAGCCCACCCTAAAAATCGCTTCACAGCAAGCAAAGCCACTTGGCGCAACTCTTGCTTCAGAATCGCTCACTCAAGCACTTTATGCCACAAAAGCAATGCCCCAACAGCAAGATAAAGATCCAAACAAAAGGCAAAAAGATAAAAAATCACAAAAGATTCCGCTTAAAGCAACACAGCAAAATAGCCAAACTCCAAAAGAGTCAAGCATAGATTCTGCATCGCCTGCTTCTCAAACGCCCCAAGCACCCAAAGAGCAAGCAGCGCAATCCTCACAATCAGAATTAGCGCAGAATCTTGAAAATGAATTTATCTTAGAGAAAGCCAAAATGCCAAAAGAAATCGAAGCAAAAGCAGAATCTAAATCTCAAGAAAAGCCCCAAGCCACTGCCTCACATACCACAAATGCGACAATGGCAAAAAACGACTCAAGAGCTTCTCTCAATCCAAAAGAGACGATACATTCATTTGTGAGTCAATTTGAGCAAGAAGTCAAAAAATTCAAACCGCCAATGAGTCGCATTTCTCTTGAGCTTTCACCAAAAGAAATAGGCAATATCGAGCTTACAATTACTCAACAAGGCAAAAATATCCATATTAATGTCATCTCAAATCCGCAAGCTCTCAATTTGTTTGCTAATAATCAAGTCGATCTTAGACAAGGGCTTATTAATGCGGGATTTGAGGGAGTGAATCTAAGCTTTTCATCAAATGCGGGTGGAAATGGCGGAAATAGTGGCGGAAAAGGCAGAGGGCAACACCAAGAATCAAGCCAAAACCCACTCAATGAATACGAAGAGGCACACAATGCGCCAACATATAGTGCAATGGAAATTACAATTCCACAATACGCATAA
- the serA gene encoding phosphoglycerate dehydrogenase yields MYKIAVCDHIHQKGLDMLSSQNDIEMFDFSDLPKDELFARLKDVDVAITRSSTSVDQKFLQSVQNLKAVVRAGVGVDNVDIDGCSKQGIVVMNVPTANTIAAVELTMTHILSAIRNFPGANTQLKDERKWKREDWYGTELKGKKLGVIGFGNIGSRVGIRCKAFEMEVLAYDPYIQPSKATNLGITYVKNFSDILACDIITIHTPKSTETKNMITKKEIAQMKDGVILINCARGGLYNEDDLYEGLKSKKIRWAGIDVFDKEPGTSNKLLDLPNIYVTPHIGANTLESQEQIAKEATQAAMEAARGIAYPNALNLPATQANTPDFVQPYTELIQKLGYFCSKVDKSAITSIKIHTEGEISKYVDLLKIFAIVGVLKPSLDNKINYINAPFIAQERGIQIHTNTQDSSNSYKNLVSITFNTNEGSLSVAGTVFDDNIIRLSQFDEFEVLVEPKGRMILFKNTDVPGVIGNVGQILGKHSINISDFRLARNNRGEALALVLIDDDVPQKVIDELRDIPACLWICYVVM; encoded by the coding sequence ATGTATAAAATAGCTGTGTGCGATCATATCCACCAAAAAGGCTTGGATATGCTTTCTTCTCAAAACGATATTGAAATGTTTGATTTTTCGGATTTGCCAAAAGATGAGTTATTTGCGCGACTCAAAGATGTCGATGTGGCTATTACGCGTAGTTCGACAAGTGTCGATCAGAAGTTTTTGCAATCTGTGCAGAATCTGAAGGCTGTTGTGCGTGCGGGTGTTGGGGTCGATAATGTCGATATTGATGGGTGTTCTAAACAAGGCATTGTTGTGATGAATGTCCCAACAGCAAACACAATCGCTGCAGTTGAGCTTACAATGACACATATTTTGAGTGCTATTCGCAATTTTCCGGGTGCAAATACTCAACTCAAAGATGAGCGCAAATGGAAGCGCGAGGATTGGTATGGCACAGAATTAAAAGGCAAAAAGCTTGGTGTTATTGGGTTTGGAAATATCGGCTCAAGGGTTGGTATCAGATGCAAGGCTTTTGAAATGGAAGTCTTGGCGTATGATCCTTATATCCAGCCTTCAAAAGCTACAAATCTAGGGATCACTTATGTCAAAAATTTTAGCGATATTCTTGCTTGTGATATTATTACCATTCATACGCCCAAAAGCACAGAAACAAAAAATATGATCACCAAAAAAGAAATAGCGCAGATGAAAGATGGCGTTATCCTTATCAACTGCGCAAGAGGCGGGCTTTATAATGAAGATGATTTATATGAGGGGCTGAAGAGCAAAAAAATTCGTTGGGCAGGTATAGATGTCTTTGACAAAGAGCCCGGAACTTCAAATAAGCTTTTGGATTTGCCAAATATTTATGTTACGCCTCACATTGGTGCAAATACTCTAGAATCTCAAGAACAAATCGCCAAAGAAGCGACACAAGCAGCAATGGAAGCTGCACGAGGAATAGCGTATCCAAATGCGCTTAATCTTCCGGCTACACAGGCAAATACTCCTGACTTCGTGCAGCCTTATACAGAGCTTATACAAAAGCTTGGATATTTTTGCTCAAAAGTCGATAAAAGTGCGATAACTTCGATAAAAATCCATACAGAAGGCGAGATTAGCAAATATGTAGATTTACTTAAGATTTTTGCGATTGTTGGTGTGCTTAAGCCTTCTTTGGATAATAAAATCAACTATATCAATGCACCATTTATCGCGCAAGAAAGAGGCATACAAATCCACACAAATACGCAAGATTCATCAAATTCATACAAAAACCTTGTCAGTATCACGTTTAATACAAACGAGGGAAGTTTGAGTGTCGCAGGAACGGTATTTGATGATAATATTATCCGATTGAGTCAATTTGATGAGTTTGAAGTGCTTGTTGAGCCTAAAGGCAGAATGATTCTTTTCAAAAACACCGATGTTCCGGGTGTGATTGGAAATGTAGGGCAGATTCTAGGCAAACATAGTATCAATATTTCAGATTTTCGACTTGCTAGAAATAATCGTGGCGAGGCGTTGGCTTTGGTGCTTATCGATGATGATGTGCCACAAAAAGTGATCGATGAATTGCGCGATATTCCAGCTTGCCTTTGGATTTGTTATGTTGTGATGTGA
- a CDS encoding 30S ribosomal protein S1, which yields MRVVLDDFEDNDEFARLFAESVKREDDGQIKSGKIISIQENGALVDVGEKLEGFLGLSEIVDENGNVIFKIGDEIDVFVSSGRGERPNVSYKKAIKTAKIREKIQSLANDFKDIIIEGKIIRKNKGGYVVESDGVDYFMPKFAAALKDPNKSLNKHIKACIIDVHPEENSIIISRKRFFEINDQKQSEGIQKLLEENKIYNGIVKSITSFGMFVEVDNIKGLVHYTEISHRGPVNPAKLYKEGDSVALKVVGYDEEKKRLSFSIKAICEDPWKEIQKELKKGYTIKVVVNNIEPYGAFVDIGNDIEGFLHISEISWNKDIKHPSDYLKVGDEIDVEVIEIDTENRRLRVSLKNLQQKPFDEFAKAHKIGDIIKGKIATLTDFGAFVTFGKVDGLLHNEDAFWNKNEKCKDKFKVGDEVEVKIIKIDVQNQRISLSQKAFNESPAEIFGKTHKIDDVVVGKVVDIKDFGVFINTDEMDALIRNEDLYPVKKEEIKVGDEIQGVISHIDKANNRVRVSVKKLEKQKQKDEIKAFNSNDKMTLGDILKDKF from the coding sequence ATGAGAGTTGTTTTAGATGATTTTGAAGATAATGATGAATTTGCTAGATTATTTGCAGAAAGTGTCAAAAGAGAAGATGATGGACAAATAAAAAGCGGAAAAATAATTTCAATCCAAGAAAATGGCGCATTAGTAGATGTCGGCGAGAAGCTAGAGGGGTTTTTGGGTTTAAGTGAGATTGTCGATGAGAATGGCAATGTTATTTTTAAAATCGGTGATGAAATAGATGTGTTTGTATCAAGCGGAAGGGGCGAGCGTCCGAATGTATCTTACAAAAAAGCGATAAAAACCGCAAAAATCCGAGAAAAAATACAATCTCTTGCTAATGATTTCAAAGACATTATTATCGAGGGTAAAATTATCCGCAAAAATAAAGGCGGATATGTCGTAGAATCTGATGGCGTGGATTATTTTATGCCAAAATTTGCCGCCGCACTCAAAGATCCTAACAAAAGCTTAAACAAACACATAAAAGCGTGCATTATCGATGTGCATCCAGAGGAAAATTCTATCATTATCTCAAGAAAAAGATTTTTTGAAATCAATGACCAAAAACAATCCGAAGGAATCCAAAAGCTCCTTGAAGAAAACAAAATCTACAATGGTATAGTCAAAAGTATTACGAGTTTTGGAATGTTTGTTGAAGTCGATAATATCAAAGGGTTGGTACATTATACTGAAATCAGCCACAGAGGACCAGTCAATCCAGCCAAACTATACAAAGAAGGTGATAGCGTAGCACTCAAAGTCGTGGGCTATGATGAAGAGAAAAAGCGACTTTCATTTTCTATAAAGGCAATTTGTGAGGATCCATGGAAAGAGATCCAAAAAGAGCTCAAAAAAGGCTATACGATTAAGGTTGTTGTCAATAATATCGAACCTTATGGTGCTTTTGTGGATATTGGCAATGATATTGAGGGCTTTTTGCATATTTCAGAAATATCGTGGAATAAAGATATCAAGCACCCTAGTGATTATCTCAAAGTCGGTGATGAAATTGATGTGGAAGTGATTGAGATTGATACAGAAAATCGCAGGTTGAGGGTTTCTCTCAAAAATCTTCAGCAAAAGCCATTTGATGAATTTGCCAAAGCTCATAAAATCGGAGATATAATCAAAGGAAAAATCGCGACTTTGACTGATTTTGGGGCATTTGTAACATTTGGTAAGGTTGATGGATTGCTTCATAATGAAGATGCATTTTGGAACAAAAACGAAAAATGCAAAGATAAATTCAAAGTCGGTGATGAAGTAGAAGTCAAAATTATCAAAATTGATGTGCAGAATCAACGCATTTCATTGAGCCAAAAAGCATTCAACGAATCGCCAGCAGAAATTTTTGGTAAAACACACAAAATAGATGATGTTGTAGTCGGAAAAGTCGTGGATATTAAAGATTTTGGTGTGTTTATCAATACCGATGAAATGGACGCGCTAATCAGAAATGAGGATTTATATCCAGTCAAAAAAGAAGAAATTAAAGTCGGCGATGAGATACAAGGCGTCATCAGCCATATAGACAAAGCAAATAACCGCGTCCGAGTATCAGTCAAAAAGCTTGAAAAACAAAAACAAAAAGATGAAATCAAAGCGTTTAATTCAAACGACAAGATGACATTGGGAGATATTCTCAAAGATAAATTTTAG
- a CDS encoding 4-hydroxy-3-methylbut-2-enyl diphosphate reductase, protein MEVRLAKKHGFCFGVKRAIKIAEKNKNSFTLGPLIHNYQEINRLQQNFNVGLEEDYTQIKEGSTLIIRTHGIPKGDLEKIKAKQFHVVDATCPFVTKPQQIVEKISQEGYQIIIFGDITHPEIKGVMSYAKNQDNTIVISDLQALKQQKIYQKVALISQTTKQIEKFNEIASYLITKCHEVRIFNTICNATFDNQQSARELSLEVDVMVIVGGKTSSNTKQLFMIAKENCKDSYLVEDEKEIQKEWFYGKKICGITAGASTPDWIVQKVKEHIENI, encoded by the coding sequence ATGGAAGTCAGACTTGCCAAGAAGCATGGATTCTGCTTTGGTGTGAAGCGCGCGATAAAAATCGCTGAAAAAAACAAAAATAGCTTTACATTAGGACCGCTTATACATAATTATCAAGAAATCAACCGCCTTCAGCAAAATTTCAATGTCGGATTAGAAGAAGATTATACGCAAATCAAAGAAGGCTCAACGCTTATAATCCGCACGCATGGGATTCCTAAGGGTGATTTAGAAAAGATTAAAGCCAAGCAATTTCATGTCGTTGATGCGACTTGTCCATTTGTAACAAAACCACAACAAATCGTGGAAAAAATAAGTCAAGAGGGCTATCAAATCATTATTTTTGGCGACATTACGCACCCTGAGATTAAAGGCGTGATGAGCTATGCCAAAAACCAAGACAATACGATTGTGATTTCGGATTTGCAAGCGCTTAAACAACAAAAAATATACCAAAAAGTCGCACTTATCTCGCAAACAACCAAACAAATTGAAAAATTTAATGAGATTGCAAGCTATTTGATTACCAAATGTCATGAAGTGCGTATTTTTAATACAATTTGCAATGCAACTTTTGATAATCAACAATCAGCGCGAGAATTAAGCCTAGAAGTAGATGTTATGGTGATTGTCGGTGGCAAAACTTCTTCAAACACAAAACAGCTTTTTATGATTGCCAAAGAAAATTGCAAAGATAGCTACCTTGTCGAAGATGAGAAAGAAATACAAAAAGAATGGTTTTATGGTAAAAAAATATGTGGCATTACCGCTGGGGCTTCGACTCCTGATTGGATTGTGCAGAAAGTCAAAGAGCATATTGAAAATATATAA
- the aroA gene encoding 3-phosphoshikimate 1-carboxyvinyltransferase translates to MLIGKLLCISPAQSFSLEVDDIAADKSISHRCAMFSLLTDKPSVIKNYLLAEDTLHTLEIAKTLGLEVEEIDSHTMRFTPPKKIKEPNCILDCGNAGTGMRLYAGLLSGVEGFFVLSGDKYLCARPMNRIIQPLQSIGARIHSRAGGFAPMAIIGSQLDGFNYQSPISSAQVKSAMILAALHAKDKSTYIENESSRDHTEKMLIGMGAEIKKHENTIHISPLTKPLESVDFAIPADPSSAFFFALAAAIVPGSEILLKNVVLNKTRIQAFEILKQMGAKVTFTKTSSPYEEVGDIYVAYAPLHGITIDSHISWLIDELPALGIAMAVANGKSEVKNAKELRVKETDRIHALLVNLRALGVECEEREDGYVIYGGTLKTSAKPASIQSFGDHRIAMSFAIAGLVSAVEISDYACISISFPNFDAILCRIQSVKYIV, encoded by the coding sequence ATGCTTATAGGCAAACTTCTTTGTATTAGCCCCGCACAAAGCTTTAGTCTTGAAGTAGATGATATTGCTGCTGATAAATCTATCTCGCATCGTTGTGCGATGTTTAGTCTGCTTACTGATAAACCAAGCGTGATTAAAAATTATCTTTTAGCAGAAGATACGCTTCATACGCTAGAAATCGCCAAAACTTTGGGGCTTGAGGTTGAAGAGATAGATTCTCACACAATGCGCTTCACCCCGCCCAAAAAAATAAAAGAGCCAAATTGCATTCTTGATTGCGGAAATGCTGGAACAGGAATGCGACTTTATGCGGGATTATTATCTGGGGTAGAGGGGTTTTTTGTGTTAAGTGGCGATAAGTATCTTTGCGCGCGACCGATGAATCGCATCATACAGCCACTTCAAAGTATCGGTGCGAGAATCCACTCTCGCGCAGGCGGATTTGCTCCAATGGCAATCATTGGCTCGCAGCTTGATGGATTTAATTATCAAAGCCCTATATCATCAGCGCAAGTCAAATCAGCCATGATTTTAGCGGCATTACACGCAAAAGACAAAAGCACATACATTGAAAACGAGTCAAGCAGAGATCACACAGAAAAAATGCTTATCGGTATGGGTGCAGAGATCAAAAAGCATGAAAACACAATCCATATCTCACCGCTTACAAAACCCCTAGAATCTGTGGATTTTGCTATTCCTGCTGATCCATCGAGTGCGTTTTTTTTCGCGCTTGCAGCAGCTATTGTGCCGGGGAGTGAGATTTTGCTCAAAAATGTCGTGCTTAATAAAACTAGAATCCAAGCCTTTGAAATACTCAAACAAATGGGCGCAAAAGTAACTTTCACTAAAACAAGCTCGCCTTATGAGGAAGTCGGCGATATTTATGTAGCCTACGCGCCTTTGCATGGCATTACTATTGATAGCCATATTTCTTGGCTTATTGATGAGCTTCCGGCATTAGGGATCGCTATGGCGGTAGCAAATGGCAAAAGCGAAGTCAAAAACGCTAAAGAATTGCGTGTAAAAGAGACTGATAGAATCCACGCGCTTTTGGTGAATCTGCGCGCTTTGGGTGTGGAATGCGAGGAGAGAGAAGATGGATATGTGATTTATGGTGGCACATTAAAAACATCTGCAAAGCCTGCAAGCATACAGAGTTTTGGAGATCATAGAATCGCTATGAGTTTTGCGATAGCAGGGCTTGTGAGTGCTGTGGAGATTTCTGATTATGCATGTATTAGTATTTCATTTCCAAATTTTGATGCTATTTTGTGTAGAATCCAATCTGTTAAATATATCGTTTAA